The DNA segment GTACTCTCTTGTCCAATCAACTTCGTGTCTGTTTACGGTTTTTTTGCAAACAGATGGTTGTTTTTCTCTAGTTAATCGTTGTTGTGGACTCAACCTTGTCAGACTTGATTTGAATCGTTGCCGTCTGTTTGAGAAGGTAGAGCTCTTGAGAAGGGTATATGTATAGCTATTAACTAATGCTGATAATAAAAGAATCCGAGCATAATTggcatgattttgagatgttgAAATCGGTTTAGCCTATGATGATTTCATTGTCTGCTAACGTTGACATTCGAGAAGTTCTTCGACAAGGAAGTAGGATGACATTTGTCAATATTTATCTTGATTATTATCACTTTTCTGTCTTTACGTCTGACAGCCTGTAGCAGATACTCAGTTCTAGTTGAGAAACACTTGTTCATGTTGATATTTATTCGTGTCCGTCATATAGGTTTTACTTTATGACATGTAAATATCTGTTGATATGTATTGCTCAGTTTATGATGGAACCCTTTCCGATTGGCTTCTGGTGTATGAATCTTGATGACACCGCATACTTGTTCATCAATAGCAAAGTGGTTCTTTGCTTTCCTACTACCATAGATAATTGGGCTTTGTAAAGAGGTTTTGTTTTGATTGTTTACTGATATTTATTCCTCATTGAAAAAATCTGGCTTTTAGtatcatttattttaaaaatagtgTGATTTCCAGAAAAATGTAGTCATGGATGTTGATGATTTACAGGAAATTCATTAACTATTTGTGCCTTTTGAAACACTTGTTTTCAGaaaatttgtattttattttggtgataaAGTATTTGATCTTATCAGTGAACTTCTTTTATTCACAAAGCTGATACGCTTACTGTTTCTGGACATAGACTGCCTTGCCAGAAAACTGTTTCTTGTTTACCATCCACAGGCTAAAGATTATTGTTATTGGCATATGAGTTTTTCTTGATGAATACCATTAATTAGGGATCCAATGAGAAATTTAGAGGCTCATTCCTTTTATTATATCAAATCTGCTATTGAAACTTGTCAATTCAAAGACATGTTGCAATTGATACAGTGTTGTTGTAAAGAGGTTTGGATGATGATAATGACAAATATTAGTTGCCATTTCTTCTAGTTCCTTGTGTTCATTGTATCTAAAAAAACCGAATTTTTCACTCACATATATGAACTGTCGTTCTTGCAGTCCAAGGGTGATATTTTGTGGGTATAGCATTCCTCATCCTTCAGAGAACAAGGTCAACATACGAGTTCAGACTACAGGTACCGTATGTGCTACTAGCTTCTTTTTTATGGTTCCCAGATAGCAGTAGTATTTTTGGTGGTGGTGATTATGACTGTCAGCTGTAGACAAGCTACCTTAGTGGAAACTTTCCTTCTCTGGTTTGCTATGAATTGTACACCCATTTAGTCCATGGTCGGGTTGTGCAGGAATTATAGTTTATAGACGCAACAGCTAACACATTGTTTTATATATGCAATGATTTTTGGTCCTTTATCATGTGAGCATGCTATCTAGAATTTCTTAGCTGAATCGTTACCAAATTTTGCATATTTGAATTGTGGGGTTATTATCCAGGATGCAACAAAATAAATTAGGAACTTCAAGAATTGAGTGTCACCTGCCATCATATGATTAACTTTCTGCTCCAACTGTTTCGTGCTCTCGTTGCTGATTATCTATCAGAACATTGGATCGCCCTGTCCGTAACATAATAATTTTTGATTGGATGGATAGGTGATCCAGCAAAGGATGTGCTGAAGGATGGATTTCAGAATCTGATGGTTATGTGCCAACATGTTAGGTCTACATTTGGAAAGGCAGTCGATGATTTCAAGTCTCCCGAAGGAATGAAGATTGATACTCCATGAAGTCCATCTCTTCACCCTGCCAGTGCTGAATTGTGGCCTATGTAATCAGATATTCATCGGTTGCCGTGCAACTTTTATTTGGATTAATATTTCACAGCTGGGTATAACAAGGAAACGAGTTGCTTTATTTGGGTTTAGTTTAACTAGGGTTTAGTTTAAATAGGCTTTCTACCTGTAGCCCCCTTTTGTTTTTAAGATGATGAGATCACTTGTGTTGCTTTTGTAATATCATCCATCCTTCACATTCTTATGCTTGGTTCTATCATTGCCCCATAAAAAAAGGGTCTCTTTACTTTGTGATCTCTCTTTCTTTTCAAGATAACAAGATCTGTTGTCTTTGCATATGGATTGGCTATGCAAGTTGCATTTTGTAAAATCATCCATTTTTATGTTTGATTTTTGATTCTAGGACAAGTGTGGTGTACCAGTTATTTAAAATCAACTATATAAATCTTTTTGAAACATTGATCCAATTGTCTCACGGTTCCTTATATGAATTCTTTTAATGATTGAGCTTTTTGTACTCTTATGAAACCTAATATCCTTAGTTAAATCAAGggtattcaatatatatatatatatatatatatatatatatatatatatatatttcttggaCCTCTAAGATCAGTTGAGTGTTTCATTTAATCATATTTGTATTATTTAAAATCACTTATATTTCAGTTATGTAGTCTACACCAacgcacgtgcattgcacgtggtTAACACGATTCATTCTGTAACCAAACAGATACAAACAAGTGAGgtgacaataataataataataataataataataataataataataataataataataataataataatatctaatAAAGGTTTATTATGATGGAAGACACCAAGCGCTTGGATGCCAACTGGTGCATGAGCTTCCATGACGGTCGAGCGATTAGCTTCAACCGGACATCTGGGCGGACTCGATACGGGGCTGGTTGACCTCCGCCTTGGGAACCACTACGGTGAGCACCCCGTGCTCCATGGACGCCTTCACCCCCTCCACCTTGGCGTTGTCCGGTAGCGAGAGGCGGCGCATGAACCTGCCGCTGCTCCGCTCCACCTGGCGCCAGGTGTCGCCCGTCTCCTGCACCTCGCGGCGGCGCTCCCCGCTGATCTGGAGCACCCGGCCTCCGCTCTCCAGCTCCACCTTCACCTCTTCCCGCCGCACTCCCGGCAGGTCCGCCTTGATAACGTGTACCTCCCCCGTCTCCTTCCAGTCGACCTGCATGCCGGGGAGCTCGGCCGCCGCCGCCGGTGGCGCCGCGGAGGACGAGTCCCACAGCCCCTGCGCGAAGGGGTCCATTCCGCTGCCTTGCACGATGGATATGGCTGCCGGCTGCTTCCCTCTTTAAGACCACGAGGAAGAGATGCGTGCGACGGGGTGGCTCGGAGGGGCGTTTTATAGCAGACGACGGGACGAGGTCGGAGCGCCACATTTGCTGAGAACGAGAGGAAGAGGCATAGCCGCATCCGCTGCAAGCGCCCGATCGACGACTTCTCCAAGATTGACAGCAGATCGATTggctctttcttttttcttttattttcagatCGATGCGATCCACTTAAATCGGATTTGAATTGGAACAAAACAAAGCAAGAGAGTACATAGATTTAGGTAACTAAATAATTAGTCAAGTTTAAGTTCAGATAtcaatgtattattattattattatccataGATTAAGCATGTAGGATTTGAGCATTTCCTAGTCAAAATGGATCGAACAAATTTCTTAATATGAGATAAAAATGAAGGAACgccaatttctttttttttttttaatggtcaGATCCACCCAACCCACTTGAATttgattatattaaattttattcagAAGAATGACACAAACCAAAAAGTGTATATCTGATTCAATGTCAATCCCCAATCATCCCTACTGATGTGATGGTGATGGTGTTCTTACAGGAGTATCAAAGCCAAATATAACTAATGTGATCATCTCCCCCTTCTTATTTCATTTCACATTTTGTGTGCATGGAAATGGAAATCCAAACCAGCATTCCTGGATCGAATTCGAGACAGATTTGGATAGGAAAATAGGCATTTGGAACATCAGTCCCCATATAAGAGAAAACAATATATAGTTTCAAGCTTCAAGAAGCAATATATGTTATTTTCCATGTATCATACAACAAATATACAAATTTATACCCCAAGTGGCATTTATAAGTACAATAAAGCAGCAGACAAGAAAATTCAAGCAGGCAATCACTCAGGCAGAATGGATGAATACGATGAACAGTAATCTTATGCTACCACTCAAAATATATGCAGCTTACATATATTCTTGGTTCCAAAACGAACAAGCATTAATGGTAGAATTAGAACCAAATTGATTAAACTGAAAGAGCATTGGTTGTGTTAAAGGGCAGGAGAAAAACACATAATAAATCCAAGTAGCACATATAAGTATGTACGCACGACAAAGGTGGCAGACAAGAAAGACAACCATCGAGATCGAATGGATGAATATGCGGTGCAGTGATCTTAGGTAACCACCCAAACACATTCAGTTTACATTTGTGATCGGTCGCAAAACAGTAAATTTTAGACCATGAACTAGAAACAGCATGAGCATTAGTTGTTATATAGGGAAGGAGAAAGCAATGCATAGGATATGTATGTTATTTTACAAGCACGATACCACTTGTAGTTCTATACCAAGTAGCATGTATAATTACTACAGAGGTAGGAGGCGAGAAAATTCGTGTAGACAATCATTGAGACAGAATGGAAGAATATGCTGAACAAAGGATCTTTTGCTACCAGCCAGAAGTATTCAGTTTTACATCTATGCTCAGCTGCAAAATGAATGCCCACAAACACCAACAGTAAAATTAAGGACCAAATCGACGTAAACTGAACTGAAAACAGCATGAACATTACTCATTATCAAGAGCAGGAGGAAGACACACATAGAGATACAGATAATATGAAGCTCCTTGCAATAGTTTTGAGCAACACAAAAATGGCAACAGGTACCAAGTGTGAAGTAGTAAAAAGCTGCTCAACAAAGCCCCAAAATGCACAACAGCGTAAATCCAAGTTCATATAATTGGTGTAACATACCAACCTTGGTTATGCTTCTGGGTCGCATCAGGCATATGTTTGTTCTCCCAAGAGAAGAAGACTTGAAAGTTGTAATTCAAAATGAAGTGTCTGCAGTACAGCTCTCTATTCCATATGGTGTCAAGGTTCAACGCCACAAATGATCAGTCCAGTTCCAAAAGCTTCTGCAGAATCTAGGGGCTTCATATGTACATGGTCTTATCTTTGCATGTAGACAAGCTGTTCACATGATTTGGACCGTTGATGCCTATGTCACGATGGAGCAACTTTAGTGATGTGCAGCTGAGGTGGTTCACTGTCATAGTCAcctcgaaaaaaaaaaaactaaaaatggAAAATATAAGAGACAAAACCTCCAGAATAAAATTATGGACATGTAGTGTAATCTGAACAATGCATTTTCAAAACTATGCCATTACAAACTTGCAACTATCACCACTGACTCTAGGGTAGCTTGAACTAACATCCAAACAGACACAAAGTCTCAAGACCTTGAACGACTGAAAAAGGATAGCAGAGAGTAACAGCACCAAAGTCATACTGTGTGAGTAGTGTATCAATTACGTTCCTTTAGAACAATTTATTTAAACATCCTTATCGACAAGTTATTTCGCTTCCATATTTTAGCATCGCCAGCTTTATGTTCCTGAAAATTTCTCCCTTTCCTCTCTCATTCATCTTCGTGACAATGATATGTATTTAGTTGACATACAAATTGAATTTGATGAATAAGGACTTACGATTTCATTTACCATGTAGCATTGTCCAAAAGTTGTAAATTACAGAATATCCACTTTGGAATAGCTCATTATCATTAATTTCCTTCCTGTCATCTCCATATGCTTGTGCTTAAATCTACATCCATGTGTGATTCTATGATACAACTACATGAACCAAAGAATTTTATAATGAATGCTGATAACAAGCGGGAGGGGATTTCCAAGAAAACATAGGTTGAAGCAGTGAGAAAGGATATGAAACCTCATCAATTGATGAACATGGTTCTTCAGATATAGCCAAGTAATTGGAAAGAATCCACAGACAACTCACAATATCTGAACTTTAATACTTGCAGATAGCATGTCAATTATGTTAAGAAGATGCATATGGGTAGCTAACAAACATGATCTACTCATTTTCTGTAATGGATATTACCAATAAAAGTACAAAATACAGTCTTCCGAAAGACTAATCCAACTGTCAGATAAAGTCACTTACCCAAATATTCCTGTCAAGTGAGAGCCTAATTACATTCAATAGTTTGGATACAAAAAACTAACAGGCGCATATCATTAGTATTAACTTGATACAACATGAAAGAACAAGTCAGTTTGACAGATGATCAACAAGGCAATGGGAGAGATGCACCTCTGTTGCACCTTTGCTGGATTTCATATGATACCAGAACCACCAGATTACATGACAAATATAGTCATCTCAATATTCAGTTGGCCCATATGATCAGTGGCAGTGACAAACTTGTCATGAGCAAAAAGATGACAAAAAGATGCCAACCACAACAACATGTCTAGGACTGAACTCAATTGATAAAAGGCAATCTCAATAAAGTCTTCCAGTGCATTCAGGAGACCCACAATAGCAGTCTTTCTGTTTTATGTTACCATCTGCATCACGGACCTGATCTAACGAATAGTTATAGTGATATGTCAGTTCTTGTAATGGAGGAATATTTTCAGCAGCAAAAAGCATTATGTGTGGTACTCTCTTGTCGTCATGATCGTAAAGAACATTTTGTGCATAGAGGTTAGGTGAACAGCTATGATTAATAAATCTTCCCACATTCCCATACTCAGCTGCATCAATGGTGAAACCCACATCGTCCACAGTTTCACGCTGGGAACTAGTCTTCAAGCCTGGAATAAGAGAAGGAAGTCCCTCCCAGAGAGAGTGATCATCATAGTTATGACCAATATCAAAAAGATACTCATCGTTACTCCTCTTTTCAGCTTCTTTATCCTGAAGCAGCTCCCCGATGTACTCGCATATAAAACTTCCTGACGGAATGGAATATAATGATCTCACCCCCCAGCCCCTTGTTTTTGTCCTGAAAATTTCTAGTGGTATTTGGATTCCATGCTGGCTAACCCTGTTGTGGCATGATGAGGGACACTTGCAGGACGGGCCACACTCATACAGAAGAGGTTTTGCTTGCACAATAGCACCATTAAAGTTGAATGGAATTTCACCTCCATTCTTCACAGCACATGCACACCTCCCTGAATCGGAGCAGCCATTCACGCAATCACAACCTTCTGGAGGATTCTTCACATACCATGAAGGATATTTGATCTCTGTTATGTACTTGAAGGGAGGAGGGTGCTCATCATTTACTGTGTTGATTACACAAATTGGTATCTTCTCCTGCCCATCTGATATATCCTTCACGCACAAACCTTCTCGTACTTTTGACCTCTTTGTTTTTCTGACTTCTTGAAGAGCAAGTTCTGGTTGTCCTGGCATTCTTCTTAACTGGAACTTATAAACAAAGAAGCCATGAGGCCCTTTCTCCTGCCAGTACTTCTCAACCAAATACAAACCAGCATAAGTTAACGTTGAGACTAGTTTGGACCTTCCATCGTGGGAACTTCCTCCTTTCATCTCCTTAATTCCATGAATAACTCGAACAGGAGTCTTTGTGTCAATACTGTTCTTCAGTGCCAGATTTCCACGCTGAAGCTTTTGGTCTTCTGGTGGCTTATCTGTACCGGCAGGATTTCCTCCAGAACCAGAGTATATCAAGACATCTGAGCTATCCATATCATCATTATATCCCCCAGAAGCCACAATACTTGTTGCAACGTATATACCATTTTTCTTTAGGGCATCTATGCCTCCTTGAAATGGGCGATGAAGACCAACAATGGAGAGCTCCACCCTGAAATGAAATTCATCTCCAACTTCAACGCCAGGAACAATACCTATGATCTGCTTACCAGTGTTAACCCATTCACCTTTTTGTTTAAGGATATCAGCTGCAGTCAGGTCAACCCTCTTTGTCTTGCCTAACCCCTTTGATTTTGCCTCCTCAGTTTGCAATAGTTTCCTGCAAACCACTTGAAAGAGCCGCAGCGCTCTTCTAACCTTATGACGAACCAATATGTCTTGACTATCAGCACCACTATAATTCCATCCAGAAGGAACAATCGGAGGGATGTTGACGGACAATTCTCCTGATCCATCAAAAACTGAAAGGGGTGGAGCGTCTATGACACTCTGCTCATAGGATCCTTGGTAAACTGTAACTGCTCTTTCATTTTCTTCAccgtgagacagaatatcctcatCCTCCACGTCCCTCAAGGCTAGTTGCATATTCAACTTGGTTCGTTCCCTCTTCGCCTTACGTTTATGCACCACAACAGAATGAGAACTAGAATTACCAGACACAGTATCCTCATCCTCCACTTCTTTCAAGGCAAGTTGCATGTTCAACGTAGTTTGTTCCCTCTTCACTTTGTGTTTTGGCATCGCAACAGAGCGAGAACCAGAATTACCTGACTTGAAACCCTGCTTCCATGGACATCTGGGAGCAGCCATGAGAGCTTGAATGATCAGCCTTTCGCCATGAGCTTCCAGCTTCTCAACATCCAGATTGTGGTCAATCCTAGCATCATTTTCATCCACAGTTGCATCTAAGAACTTTCTCTTGGTACTTTTACTAACCTTTTGATATTTCGTCACCATTTTATCAGTTGATTTCCCCAATGAAAGTCTCTCCCCCCTTGCAGCTACTTTATCAAGATCAGGTGTCATGCTCCTTTGAGCATCCCTGTTAAGTTGTTTGATTGCCTGCACACCCAACCTTTCATCAGGAGCTGCTCTAATAGGTAATTTCTTCTCCCTATTTTCTCCAGAAAGAGACTGCTTTTCTGCTTCCAAACTCTTGATCTTGGGAGAGGGAAGGGGAGACTTCAAAACCTTAGCTTCTACCAGGAGAGTTTCTTCTTCAATCTTCTTGATCTCAGTCCTTTCCTCCATCCCCTTGGCAACCTTATTGTCAGCAGGAACTTCAACAGTAGCAAAATCTTTTGGGGCCACTGTTTGTTGATCCACAGCAGGCATCTTCTCCTCTATCGGACTCTTGCTCTTTGATGAAGCATTCGCTGCAAGTTTTAAGGCCTCCTCCCTGCTCATACGAGGAGCATTTACTCCGCAACCGATTGGATAATCCCGAACAGCTGAGACAGCTTTCCTTGACGAAGGAGGGTACATCTTCGGTGAACATTGCTTTACCAGATCACCGTCCGCATTCAGTGTTTCATCCGTTCTAGATACAACTGATGCTTTGGACTGTTCGAGTCCATTCTCCAAAAACAACGGCAACGGCAGCTCTACTTCACGGTTGTGAATAGAAGACTCCTCCATGCCCTGGTCCAGTTCCTCTTCTTGCTCCACTTTAACGGCTGCAACATTTCCCGAACCCATCGTCGAAGAATCCACAACGTGAGGTTTCATAGTACCGACCGTCAAGCAAGGCTTCCCCTCTATGTCGGCCGGGGCCCCCTCAGGAGGCCCACAAACGCCAGGCTCGGCGACCTCGTTACAGGCGGCAAGTTCCTTGGATTCCGGAGCAGGTGGGGGCGGCGGAAGAGGCGGCAGGGCCTCCTTCGGCTTCCATCCAACTACCACCGCGTGAGGGCCGCACCCTTTAGGGAAGTCTCGGACGCAAGGAACCAACGGCCGCCGGAGCTTCGCCGCCTCCGCCATGCTCTAAACCCTGCAGCTCCTCGCCCTATTCCACCACGCCACGATTGATATTAACAAGAAGACCAGATTGACGGGAACAGCAAACTAGGGCAAAGGATGAAACGACCCCATCGAAAGCCCTAATCACAATGGGGTTCACAGAATGGAATCGGGCTActtcgcctcctcttcctcctcctccaagtgTTCTTGGGAAGAATGGAAGGTGAGTGGGAGGAGGGACGAGGGTGGGCGAGGCGAAGGGTTTCTGTTGGGAACGGCGATGGGATGAGTCAAAGTGCAGGCAAAATTGAGGTGTTGGTTCGATTTGGAAGAGAGAAGGAGACGGCTCATCAGACAACAACGGTGAGAGGGAGATGCGGTTTCGGCACCTATACATTCGAACCCAAACCAACACCCTCGGTATCATTTCCCCGTAGTTCAAATCATCTTCAGGTGCATCCGCCGCTGGCGTCAGCATGAAGGAAGACTCCGGAAATATGTCCACGTCATAGGACGCGTCGAATGCAGTGGAGCCCACGAGTCGAGGGAGTCCATACCGGAAAGTCGATCGAATCTTGATTTCTGGATAATTCATTGAACAAATGGATCAATAATTACCAAAGAAAGGCTTGATATTGTTAgaacatcataaaaatgatttttgcaagaaattaaatatttttctatttcagtGTCAACACAATAATTAGTGGATCGAACTGAACGAGTGTTCCGCCTCCCAGAAACTGTCAGATGACAACAAAGTAGAATTATTGTGCTCCCCACAGCTAAACATTTACAATTCTGCGAGTAAAGTTAGCTTATGAGCCAAGAAGTTTGTACTCTCTATCTATCCAGATGGGTATAGTAAATTACAGCCGGATCACTCTCGCAAGCTCCTCCATATCTTGTGGATGGGGTTTCAATTGCCGGATAAAAAGATTGATGACATATGTAGTGTTTCATCTCTTCTATAATAATCGCAAGATGCTAATTCTGCTCCTCTCCGCTGAATTTGATAATATATGCTGTTCCTGCAAGATCAGAATTGAAATCCAGTGAGCCATCACATTCAATGGTAAAACCAGACTTAATtgtgaaaattaaaattacaactgTCAGGAATCCCTTTAAAGGTCCTCAGTGTAATTAATCAGTGGGGTTGGCAAGAAATTTCACCGGGACAAAAAGGATGGGTTGTCCCCCGAGTCCTTAGGGGGTAGCAACCCTCTCCCAACTGATGATACCAGGTTCCAAAAGAATTCCCTGGAGGATCATCTAAATCTTTTCACCATACCCTCAGAATCTAGTGAGCATGGAACAAAGAGGAACACTAGTAATAACAGAATTAACTAATAGAACCTTCCTTCATGGGCCACTTCCCTTCTTTAAATCTCAACCAACTACTAATCTCTTGTTGGGTAGCAGGggcaaagtgaaaaaaaaaatttaattcagaATATTGAGCTCATGAACTACATACAAAGTTTGACCACAAAACCTGTCAAACTAGGTCTTATGCTTCTTGAAAGATCCATTCCCTAAGCATGCATTGCAGTCTGCAAGAATCATCCAGCACTAAAGCAATCAATACACCACAGAAAACTTTAAAAAACCTGCTCCATCTTCAATGTTTGTCACCTGACATTTTCTCCCTTGATATACTTTAAAAAACCTGTTCCATTTTGTACTTGAGAAAACTTAAGTGCAAAATGTGGCCCTTATCCAGCGCCTGCCATTAAAAATCGATAGAAGTGTAAGAATTAGATATAAGGCTACAACCATGACAAAAACAAAAATTCAAACATGAACAGGATGACACAACTAGAAGCAATTAGTTGACTTAAGAGAACAAGAAATGATGGGGCcatagagaatatttatcaatttcTGATTCAAAGTCAGATCGACAAATATTATAGACTTATATTAACATAATATTACTAATAATGGAAAAAATAAGAACCAAAAGTAATCTTGAACTAATCCTAGTTCTCACCCGAGAACATCAAAGCATAAGGGTTTTAGATTGTTGTAACCTAAAGTTAAGTCTCATCGGTTTATTTCCACATTATAGCTGTACATGCTTTCCTTGTTACCTTTCAACATTCTAAATGTGTAAATAAATTCCATGGGCAAGGCTTTATGACTAAAACTTGAAAAAATAGCATTTGAGTAAATTGGATATGTTGctccaaaaattctttcttcAATGATTGGCCAGAGATGACATACAGAGAGATGAACTTAGGAAGGTGAATGCAAAACCTAgagaataaagaaaaataataaaaactgcCAATCATTTACTAATTATTGCTAATTTCCCATCGTAAAAATGAACTTGACTATGCTACTGTGTCACAGAAACTGGCACTTGTAATATCCTGTGCTTTTGACAATATACACAGATGACAATCAAAACCAAATAATGGCTTAAGATGATAGCACTGATCAGATGATGTTATATGATAGCAAGTGCATAAGATGATACATGACTGTCCTGATTATTGACAAAATCAAATATGAAAAAGCTTGGAAATGCTCAATTATAATTTACCATACCGATCCATCACTATATCCCGTGAACGGTTCACAATCTGTCTGCAGTATACACTGATGTCCAGAGTGTTGAAACCAGTTCTTTCAAACAAGTTTGATAATGTGTCCTCAGAAAAGTAGAAAGAACACTGACATAATTACACCATATCATTAGCGGACATAGCcaataaaaagaagtaaatatATGATGAACTGGACAAGATTCAGAACAAATCACCCACAGTGCCATCACCTCTGACATAGAAATTTTCGCTAATCGTCTGACCTTTATTTGCAAGTTTGATCTGAGTTTCAAAACCAG comes from the Musa acuminata AAA Group cultivar baxijiao chromosome BXJ2-8, Cavendish_Baxijiao_AAA, whole genome shotgun sequence genome and includes:
- the LOC135618756 gene encoding class I heat shock protein-like, whose protein sequence is MDPFAQGLWDSSSAAPPAAAAELPGMQVDWKETGEVHVIKADLPGVRREEVKVELESGGRVLQISGERRREVQETGDTWRQVERSSGRFMRRLSLPDNAKVEGVKASMEHGVLTVVVPKAEVNQPRIESAQMSG
- the LOC103993760 gene encoding histone-lysine N-methyltransferase, H3 lysine-9 specific SUVH4-like; translated protein: MAEAAKLRRPLVPCVRDFPKGCGPHAVVVGWKPKEALPPLPPPPPAPESKELAACNEVAEPGVCGPPEGAPADIEGKPCLTVGTMKPHVVDSSTMGSGNVAAVKVEQEEELDQGMEESSIHNREVELPLPLFLENGLEQSKASVVSRTDETLNADGDLVKQCSPKMYPPSSRKAVSAVRDYPIGCGVNAPRMSREEALKLAANASSKSKSPIEEKMPAVDQQTVAPKDFATVEVPADNKVAKGMEERTEIKKIEEETLLVEAKVLKSPLPSPKIKSLEAEKQSLSGENREKKLPIRAAPDERLGVQAIKQLNRDAQRSMTPDLDKVAARGERLSLGKSTDKMVTKYQKVSKSTKRKFLDATVDENDARIDHNLDVEKLEAHGERLIIQALMAAPRCPWKQGFKSGNSGSRSVAMPKHKVKREQTTLNMQLALKEVEDEDTVSGNSSSHSVVVHKRKAKRERTKLNMQLALRDVEDEDILSHGEENERAVTVYQGSYEQSVIDAPPLSVFDGSGELSVNIPPIVPSGWNYSGADSQDILVRHKVRRALRLFQVVCRKLLQTEEAKSKGLGKTKRVDLTAADILKQKGEWVNTGKQIIGIVPGVEVGDEFHFRVELSIVGLHRPFQGGIDALKKNGIYVATSIVASGGYNDDMDSSDVLIYSGSGGNPAGTDKPPEDQKLQRGNLALKNSIDTKTPVRVIHGIKEMKGGSSHDGRSKLVSTLTYAGLYLVEKYWQEKGPHGFFVYKFQLRRMPGQPELALQEVRKTKRSKVREGLCVKDISDGQEKIPICVINTVNDEHPPPFKYITEIKYPSWYVKNPPEGCDCVNGCSDSGRCACAVKNGGEIPFNFNGAIVQAKPLLYECGPSCKCPSSCHNRVSQHGIQIPLEIFRTKTRGWGVRSLYSIPSGSFICEYIGELLQDKEAEKRSNDEYLFDIGHNYDDHSLWEGLPSLIPGLKTSSQRETVDDVGFTIDAAEYGNVGRFINHSCSPNLYAQNVLYDHDDKRVPHIMLFAAENIPPLQELTYHYNYSLDQVRDADGNIKQKDCYCGSPECTGRLY